Proteins encoded together in one Ruminococcaceae bacterium KH2T8 window:
- a CDS encoding alanine racemase, giving the protein MIFDRSCVEIDVAALKNNISEIRRVTKPDADIMAVVKADAYGHGAYEVAKTLLDNGASGLCIATIDEAIHLRQSGITARLLILGGTDSARYADAIRYNVDLAVYDYESAKSLSDEAVRLGGKCNIHVKLDTGMGRIGFFADGSSTDEIEMICKLPGLVPYGIFSHFAVADTDDDEYTKLQFDRFMSQIEELKAKGITFEKRHICNSAGIMRFPEMHLDMVRAGIILYGLMPPGCPEPACDINLIPVMSWYAKVIHVKEIPEGTSVSYGRHFVAKRATKVITVSVGYADGLSRRFSNGFELLVNGQRLPIIGNVCMDMCMVDATDLKGEVKKGDIVEIFGKERSADELADYLGTINYEITCDVGKRVQRIFVD; this is encoded by the coding sequence ATGATTTTTGACAGATCTTGTGTAGAGATAGACGTCGCTGCACTTAAGAACAACATAAGTGAGATAAGGAGAGTCACCAAGCCCGATGCGGACATAATGGCTGTCGTTAAGGCTGATGCATACGGTCACGGCGCATACGAGGTTGCGAAGACCTTGCTCGATAACGGTGCTTCGGGTCTTTGTATCGCTACGATCGACGAGGCTATCCACCTTCGTCAGAGCGGCATCACGGCAAGGCTCTTGATCCTCGGCGGTACTGACAGCGCAAGATATGCTGATGCCATCAGATATAATGTCGACCTCGCAGTATACGATTACGAGTCGGCGAAGTCATTATCGGACGAGGCTGTAAGGCTCGGCGGCAAGTGCAATATCCACGTTAAGCTCGACACCGGTATGGGAAGGATCGGATTCTTTGCCGATGGTTCTTCGACCGATGAGATCGAGATGATCTGCAAGCTCCCGGGACTTGTTCCTTACGGTATCTTCTCTCATTTCGCAGTAGCGGATACGGATGATGATGAATATACGAAGCTTCAGTTCGACCGCTTCATGAGTCAGATCGAGGAGCTCAAGGCAAAGGGCATAACTTTCGAGAAGAGACATATCTGTAACAGCGCGGGAATAATGAGATTCCCCGAGATGCATCTTGATATGGTAAGAGCAGGCATCATCCTTTACGGTCTCATGCCCCCGGGATGCCCCGAACCTGCTTGTGACATCAACCTTATTCCCGTAATGAGCTGGTATGCCAAGGTCATCCACGTAAAGGAGATTCCCGAAGGCACATCAGTAAGCTACGGCAGACACTTTGTCGCCAAGAGGGCTACTAAGGTCATCACGGTGTCGGTAGGTTATGCTGACGGACTTTCGAGAAGATTCAGTAACGGATTCGAGCTCCTGGTCAACGGTCAGAGACTCCCGATCATTGGTAATGTCTGCATGGATATGTGCATGGTCGATGCCACGGATCTTAAGGGCGAAGTCAAGAAGGGCGATATCGTAGAGATATTCGGCAAGGAGAGA